The Mycolicibacterium mucogenicum DSM 44124 genomic sequence TGATCATCGCCTTGATCTGCCCGTCGCCCGCGGTATCGATCTCCTCGGCGAGCGCGGTGGCCGGCAACTCGGACATCACCTCGGGGTACCCGGACACCCGGCTCGCCCACCGGCCCGTCCGGAACCCGCGGCCGGGCTTCGGTGGCCGCGGCGCCGGGACCGCCGCACCCAGCGGGAACATCACCCCGCCGGGCCGGTCCAGGTTGCCGGTGAGGATGTTGACGACGTCGACGAGCCAGCTGCCGATCGTGCCGAATTCGACTGTGGAGGTGCCGATCCGGCCGTACACCGCCGCCGTCGGCGCCGCCGCGAGTTCGCGGGCCAATTCGCGGATCTCGTCGGCACCGACCCCGCAGGCCTGTTCGACCGCTTCGGGCGCGAAGTCGGCGGCCAGCGCCCGGACCTGCTCGACGCCGATGACGTACTCGGCGTTCGCACCGAGATCGACGAGGCCCTCGTCGAACAGCACGTGCACGACGGCCAGCAGCAGCGCGGCGTCGGTCCCGGGGCGCGGCGCCAGGTGCCGGTCGGCGAGCTTGGCGGTCTGGGTACGCGCCGGGTCGATCACGACGAGCTTGCCGCCGCGCTTCTTCAGCGCCCGCAGCTTGCCGGGGAAGTCGGCGGCCGTCGTCACGCTGCCGTTGGACACCAGCGGATTCGCGCCGATGATCACCAGGTGGTCGGTGCGGTCGAGATCCGGCACCGTGAACGCGCCCGGGCTGCCGAACATCAGGCCCAGCGCAACGTGTTTGGGCATCTGGTCGAGGGTGCTGGCGCTGAACACCTGGCGGGTGCCCAAGGCTTTGAGGATCAGCGGGGCATACAGCGCGCCCGCGATCGTGTGCGCGTTCGGGTTACCCAGGTACACCCCGACCGACGCGCCACCGTGCGCGGCGATCACGGCGCCGAGCCGTTCGGCGACGACGGCATAGGCCTCGTCCCAGGTGGCCTCGGTCAGCACGCCGTCACGGCGGACGAGCGGGCGGGTCAGCCGGTCGGGATCGTTGTCGAGCTCACCGAAGCTCGCGCCCTTGGGGCAGATGAAGCCCGCGCTGAAGACGTCGTCGTGGTCACCACGCGCGGCCGTGACACGGCCGTCGTCGATGGTGAGGGTCAGGCCGCAGGTGGCTTCACAGAAGGGGCAGATCCGGAGCGCGGTAGGCATGCCTGCGATTCTGCGCCCACTAGCGCTGTTCGTACACCTTCGGATCGAGCGTGCCGATGTACGGCAGGTCGCGGTAGCGCTCGTCGTAGTCCAGGCCGTAGCCGACGACGAACTCGTCGGGGATGTCGAAACCGATGTGCGCGACGTCGATGTCGGCGCGCATGGCGTCGGGCTTGCGCAGCAGTGTGCACACGCGCAGCGTGCGCGGGCCGCGGGTCGCCAGGTTGCGCAACAGCCACGACAGCGTCAGGCCGGAGTCGATGATGTCCTCGACGATCAGCACGTCGCGGCCGCTGATGTCGCGGTCGAGGTCCTTGAGGATGCGCACGACGCCCGACGACGAGGTCGACGACCCGTACGAGCTGACCGCCATGAACTCCAGCTGCGTCGGCAGCGGGATGGCGCGGGCCAGGTCGGTGACGAACATGACCGCGCCCTTGAGCACGGTGATCAGCAGGAGGTCCTGGTCGCCGGAGTCGGCGCGGTAGTCCTCGGCGATGAGCGCGGCCATCTCGGCGATGCGCACCTGAACCTGCTCCTGAGACAGGAGAACCGACTTGATGTCACCCGGATACAGCTCCACGGCAACAGCGTGCCACGTTGCCTCGCCGAGTACCAAGACCGTCCCATTCGGCGGTCGCTCACACGGGCCGGGCGGCGACTGTGAGCAGTCCCGCGCGGCGGGTGACGATCAATCGCTGGTACCGCAGCGGCGAGCTCACGGCGGCGCCGCCCTGCCCGTGCCAGTCCGCCACGAGCGCGTCGACGGCGCGCAGCTGGACGTCCGTGAGCGTGGTGGCGCCGACGCTCAGCAGCCAGCCGCGGATCACCCGGCGCCGCAGCGCGGCGGGGAGGTCCTCGAGGCCGGCGACGGTGAGGCCCTCGCTTTCGCGCAGGGCGGCCAGGTGCTCGGCGGCCAGGGCATCGAGGGCGTCGTTGTCCTCCCGCAGCGCCGCGGCCGTGCGGGCCAGCGCCGGCGCGACGCCACCGGCCAGCACGTCCTCCAGCAGCGGCAGCACCTCGGTGCGCAGCCGGACCCGGGTGTAGCGCGGATCGGTGTTGTGCGGGTCCTGCCACGGCGTGAGTCCCAGCTCGGCGCAGACGGCTTCGGTGTCGGCGCGCCGCACCTCCAGCAGGGGCCGTCCCCACGGCGGGTCCCAAACCCGCATGCCGGCAATGGATCTCGGGCCCGAACCGCGGCCCAGGCCGAGCAACACCGTCTCGGCCTGGTCGTCGAGGGTGTGCGCGAGGAGCACCGGCGCCTCACCACGGGCGGCGTCCAGCGCGGCGTAGCGTGCGGTGCGGGCCGCGGCTTCCGGCCCGCCGTCGGTGCCGACGTCAACGGAGATCACTTGTGCGTCAACGCAACCCAGCTGCCGGGCCTGTGCCGCCGCAGTGGCGGCCACGTCGGCCGATCCGGTTTGCAGGCCGTGGTCGACGATCAACGCGACGGTCGGCTTGAGGGCGGCGGCGACGGCGGTCAGTGCCAGCGAGTCGGCGCCACCGGAGAGCCCGACGCACCACCGGTCGGCCGGGTGCCGGCGCGCGAAGGCGGTGACGGCCGCGCGCAGCGGGGTCAGAGCACTCGATCGATCCATCGCCGCGGCTCGTCGATTTCGTTTGTCAGCGGCAGGGTTTCAGCGTCGGTCCAGACCGCGTTGAACCGCTTCATGCCGACGGTCGACACCACCTCGTCGACGAACTTCTTGCCGCGGGTGTACTGGGCGATCTTGGCGTCGACGCCGAGCAGGGCGCGGACGATCCGTTGCAGCGGAGACTGTTTGCGGTGCCGGCGTTCGTCGAAACGGCTACGGATGGTGGCGACCGACGGCACCACCGCCGGACCGACGGCGTCCATCACATGGTCGGCGTGCCCCTCCAGCAGCGTCCCCAGTACCAGCAGCTGATCCAGCGCGCGCTGCTGCTCGTCGGACTGCATGATGCGCATGATGCCAAGGATGCCTTGCGAATTCGCGTCGGCGTCGCCGTCACGCTGCGCCCGCACGTACTCGGCCAGCCGGCCGATGACGTCACCGGCATCCAGACCGGATTCGTCCGTCAGCACAGCGAGCGCCTGTGACATGTGTTCGGTGAGCCACGGGTTGGCGCGGAACTGCACGCGGTGCGTGACCTCGTGCAGGCACACCCAGAGCCGGAAGTCGGTGGGGTCGACCTTCAATTGCCGTTCGGCGGCAAGCACATTCGGTGCGACCAGCAGCAGCTCTCCACCATTGGCGGCGAACGGGTCGTACTGCCCGAGGATGCCCGACGACACGAACGCCAGCACCGCGCCCGTCTGCGCGCCGGTGATGCGTCCGCCCAGCTTCGCGGCCAGGCCTGTGGGGCTCGAGGTTTCGCCGCCCGTCATCACCCGCATGGACTCGGTCGCGGCGCGCACCCAGTCCTGCCGATCGACGACGCGCGCTTCGGGCACTTCGGCGCCCTCGTTGAGCAGCGTCACCTCCCGCACCGGGAGCTCGGCCCGCCGCGCCGAATCGGCGAGCTGCGCGCGCACCTGGTTGCGGGTGTAGTCGGTGGTCTCCGGTTCCGGGCGGGTCAGCTTTGCCCCGACCGTGGCGGCGAAGCCCCAGTCGACGGCGCGGCCGACGGTCGGCGTCCGGCTCACGTGCCGCACCCGCAGGACCGGAACGCCGCGGCGAGGGCGTCCAGCGCGGTGCGTCCCTCCGGACCGGCGTTGTTCGAGATGAGCGCGAAGGTCAGGACCCGTCCGCTCTGGTCGGTGACGATGCCCGCCAGGGCGTTGGTGCCGGTCAGCGAACCGGTCTTGGCACGCAGGTATCCGGCCGACGAGGTGTCGGCGTAGCGGTTCCACAACGTGCCGCTGCCGCCGGCGATCGGCAGGACGTCGAGCAGCGGACGCAGGCGGGGCTCGCTGGTGCCCGCGGCGGCGTTGACGACGTCGTCCAGGACCGCCGCGGTGAGCCGGTCGTTGACCGACAGACCGCTGGCGTCGAACAGCGTCGCACCCGAGGTGGTCAGTCCCGCCTTCGCCAGCTGCCCGAGAACGGCGCGGACTCCGCCGTCGAAACTCTGCGGCTGGTTCACCGCGGCGGCGACCTCCCGGCCGATCGACTCGGCCATCACGTTGTCGGAGGCGCCCATCATCTCGCGTAGGCGCTCGATCAGCGGCGGGGACTGCACCGCGGCGAGCTGCTGACCGCCGGCGGGTGTGGTGCGGAGCGTCACGTTGGCCGGGTCGACCCGCAGGGCCGCCGCCAGTGCGCGGCCGGCATCGAGGGCCGGTGTCGTCGAGCGCTTGGACTCGACCGTGGTGGGCTGGACGCGACCGGCGTCGACCATGACCGATTGGATCGGGGCCCAGTCGCCGCCCTCGATGTCGGCGACGTCCCAGCCGGGCGCCATGGTCGGGCCGGAGTAGAGGCTGGTGTCGACCTGAATGGCGCGAGGTGTGACGCCGGCCTTGCGGACCTGGTCGGCCAGGTCGGAAATCCGGGCCGCATCGCCGTACCAGGTGTCGGTGCCCGGCGGCGCCGCCGACAGCGTCGGGTCGCCGCCACCCTTGAGCACCACCACGCCCGGGCTGTCGCCGGACACGACCGTGGTGGTCAGCCGGGCGTTGCGGTCGAGGGTCAGCAGGGCCGCGGCCGCCGTGAGGGTCTTGTTGGTGGATGCCGGCTGCAGCGGGATGTTCGCGCCCTGCGCCCACAGCTCTGTCCCGGTGATGGCATCGGTGATCCGGCCACCGAGCATGCCGAGATTCGGGTTGGCGGCCAGCGGCGCCAGCACGGCGGCGAGCTGCGCGGGCACCACCTGCGGGGCGGCGTCGGAGACCGGTTGCACCGCAGGTCGGGGCGAGACGAGCGCGGGTTGCGGCTTGGCCGTCGCCCCTGCCGCCGGGACGGCGTCGTGCCGCGTCATCACTGCGGCGGCCGCCACCAGCGCGGCAACCAGCACGAGAACTGCCACACCGATCACCAAGTGGGTCGATCGGCGCCACCGGGTGGGCCGCATGTTGCTCCTGAACTCGTACGGGTCACTCAGCAGGGTATCGCTCGTCTAAGGTGTAGCCCGTTATCAGCACAGAGCTAAGGAGTCTCCCGGTGGAGCACGAAGTCGTCATCGAGATCCCCAAGGGTTCGCGGAACAAGTACGAAGTGGACCACGAAACCGGGCGAGTGAAGCTCGACCGCTACCTCTTCACCCCCATGGGTTACCCCACCGATTACGGGTTCTTCGAGAACACCCTCGGCGAGGACGGCGACCCGCTGGACGCTCTGGTGCTGCTGACCGAGTCGGTCTTCCCGGGCTGCATCGTCGACGCCCGCCCGGTCGCCATGTTCAAGATGACCGACGAGGCCGGCGGCGACGACAAGCTGCTGTGCGTGCCCGCCGGTGACCCGCGCTGGGACAACGTCCAGGACCTGAGCGACATCTCGGAGTTCGAGCTGGACGCCATCAAGCATTTCTTCGTCCACTACAAGGACCTGGAGCCGGGCAAGTTCGTCAAGGCCGCCGACTGGGTCGGCCGCAAAGAGGCCGAAGAAGAGCTGGCCCGCTCGATCGCCCGGTTCGAAGAGCAAGAGCACTAACTTTCGTTTTCACCGAGCCTGACCCGCCGTACCCTGGAAAGCAGCGGCGGGTCAGGAATCGGCGATGGATTGGTTCACAGCACCCGAATACTGGTTCAGCCGGCTGGTGCTGGAGCGCGGCATCGCCGGCGTCTATCTGATTGCTTTCCTCTGCGCCGCAAGGCAATTCCGCGCTCTACTCGGCGCGCAGGGCATGTTGCCGATTCCGCGATATCTGTCGGCGGTGTCGTTTCGGCAGGCGCCCAGCATCTTTCACTGGCATTACTCCGACAGGTTCTTCGCGACCGTCGCCTGGTCGGGTGCCGCACTCAGTACCGCGCTGGTCGCGGGCGCCGGCGACGTCGTGCCGCTGTGGGCGGCGATGCTCCTGTGGCTGTTGCTATGGGTGCTGTATCTGTCGATCGTCAACGTCGGGCAGCGGTGGTACGCCTTCGGCTGGGAGTCACTGCTGCTGGAGGCCGGCTTCCTCGCGGTGTTCCTCGGCAACGACTCCGTGGCGCCACCGGTCCTGGTGATCTGGCTGGCGCGGTGGCTCGTCTTCCGCACCGAGTTCGGTGCGGGGCTGATCAAGCTTCGCGGTGACCGGTGCTGGCGCGATCTGACGTGCCTCTACTACCACCACGAGACCCAGCCGATGCCGGGCCCGCTGAGCTGGTTCTTCCATCACCTGCCCAGGCCCTTGCACCGGGTCGAGGTGGCGGTCAACCACGTCACGCAACTGGTGGTGCCGTTCGGATTGTTCGCACCGCAGCCCGTCGCAACTGTCGCGGCCGCGATCGTGGTGGTCACGCAGCTCTGGCTGGTGATCTCCGGCAACTACGCGTGGCTGAACTGGTTGACGATGGTGTTGGCGTTCAGTGCGATCGCCGGGCCGGCGCCCGGCTCGCCGCTGCCCGCCGCACCGCCCACGTGGTTCGTGGTGCTCGTCATCGGCTTCAGCGTCCTGGTCGTGGTGCTGAGCTACTGGCCGGTGCGCAATCTGCTGTCGCCGCGGCAGCGCATGAACGCATCGTTCGATCCACTGCATCTGGTGAACACCTACGGCGCCTTCGGCTCGATCGGCCGCATCCGGCGGGAGGTGGTGATCGAAGGCACCGCCGATCCCGACATCACCGACGAAACCGTCTGGCAGGAATACGAATTCAAGGGCAAGCCCGGCGCCGTGGGCCGACTGCCGCGGCAGTGGGCGCCTTACCATCTGCGGCTCGACTGGCTGATGTGGTTCGCCGCGATCTCGCCAACCTACGGCCGTCAGTGGTTCGTCGGCTTGCTGGAGCGATTGCTGCGCGGTGACGCGGCGACACTGAAACTGCTGCGGCACAACCCGTTTCCCGGTTCACCGCCCAAGTTCGTCCGCGCGCGGATCTTCCGCTACCGCTACGCCACTCCCCACGAACTGAGGCACGAACGCGTGTGGTGGCACCGGACGCCGGAAGGCGAGTACTTCCCGCCGGTCACGTTGCCCGACTAGCGGGCCGCTTCGATGCGGCCGGCCAACATCGCGGTCCAGTCCGCGATGTACTCGTCATCGGGGATGTCCACCTCCGGGGCGTGAAAGACGACGCGCGTCGCCTGCTTGCCCAGCAGCGCGTTGACCCCGACCACGGCGATCCGCCGGGCCTCGGCCGGATCGAGGCCGGGCGCGCAACCCCCGATCCAGTCGGCCAGCTCGCTGTAGAGGCCGTCTACGAGAGCGGCATAGGCGGCGTTGACGCGGTCCGACTGGTCCGCCGGCGTGCGGGCCGCCACCTGCAGGAACTGGCTTTCCTGGTTCAGGACACTCAGCACGTACCGGCCGAGCAGCGTGAGCTCGGTCCGGAGCTCCCCCTCCCCGGCGAACAGCGCGCTGATGTCGTGCATCGCGCGGCGCCGGTCGAGTTGCCGGTCGATCCCCGCCGCGAGCACGGCCTCTTTGGTCTTGAAGTGGTTGTAGAGGGCGCCGCAACCGGGCACCAGGCCGGCCGCTTTCTCGATCTGCGTGATGCTGGTGGCTTTGTAGCCCTGCTCACCGAACAGCCGCATGGCCTCGGTGACCAGCCGTTCCTTGGTCCGTTCCTTCGTCGAGGTTTCCACCGCTGACTCCCCACCATTGACCGCATATAAGAAGGGTCATATATTTCGTACTAGGTCACCATACAACGCTGGGAGGCGCAATGACCGGGAATGTGCCGCGCGGACGCATCCGCCGCACCATGCCGGTCGCCGGCTTCACCGCGCGCGCCGCCGGCGGACGGATGGTCGCCGCGCTGCGAGAGAAGGCCGGCAACACCGGCGCCGTCGAACGTTTCCACGAGCGCACCGCCGAGCAGTACGCCGAACTCCTCGGCCACTCCAAGGGCGTGTTGATGAAGGCCGGTCAGCTGGTGTCGATGGTCGATGCCAATGCCATTGGCGCCGGCGAACTCTCGCCATATCAGCGGGCGCTGACCCGACTGCAGGCCGACGCGCCGCCGATGGACTCGGCCCTGGCCCGGCGCGTCGTCGAGGACGACCTGGGCCGCCCGATCTCCGCTGTCTTCGCGTCGTTCTCCGACGAACCGATGGCCGCGGCGTCCATCGGACAGGTCCACCGGGCAGTCTTGCACGACGGCCGCGACGTAGCGGTGAAGGTGCAGTATCCCGGTGTGGCACAGGCCATTCGCGATGATCTGTCGAACACCGAACTGCTGGCGACGATGTTCCGGTTCGCGGCAGGCGCGGCGAGCACGTTCGGCGGCGCGATCCTGCCCGATATCGCCCCCGTCGCCGCGGAGATTTCGGAGCGCATCTCCGAGGAGATCGACTACCGCCGCGAGGCCGACCACATCACCGCGTTCCATGAGCTGTACCGCGATCATCCGTTCATCCGGGTACCCGAGGTCGTTCGCGAGGCATCCGGCGACCGTGTCCTCACCATGACGTATCTGAACGGATTGGACTGGGCGGCAGCGCAAGACGTCGATCAGAACTTGAAGGACACCTGGGCCGAGGTGATCACCCGATTCATCGCCGGAGCGTACCGGCACGGCAATCTGTTCCACGCCGACCCGCACCCCGGCAATTACCGATTCGGCCTTGACGGCACGGTCGGATTCGTCGACTTCGGCTGCGTGAAGGTGTTATCCGAGGATTTGCGTAGTCGCATTGTGCGCATGATGCGGTCAGCGGTCGACGGGCGCAAATACGAGCTGAGGTCAGTCATGGTCGAAAGTGGATTCTTCACAACCGATTCCGCGCTGACCGCTGAAGACGCTTATCGGTGGTACCAGGGGATCATCTATGAGATTCTCGCGCCCCAACCAGTGACCTACACAGACGAGACATCGCGGCGCGCGATCGCAAACCTCCTAGTGTCCTGCGCCGTAAATTAGTTGATTAATTGTAGAATTGGCGGGTGGGAACCAGGGGTAGGCCGGTAGTCGAGTTGGTGTTGACCGACGACGAACGTGAGACGTTGCAGCGGTGGGCCCGTCGATCGAAGTCCTCGCAGGCGTTGGCCCAACGTTGTCGGATCGTGTTGGGTTGCGCGGCAGGGAAATCCAACAAGGAAGTCGCCGCTGATGAAGGTGTGTGGCCGCAAACGGTCGGCAAATGGCGTGGACGGTTCCTGGAGGCGCGACTGGAGGGTCTGGCCGATGAGCCGCGTCCTGGTGCGCCGCGCAAGATCACCGACGAGGCGGTCGAGCAGCTGATCGTGGCCACGTTGGAGCGTCAACCCAAAGGCGCCACGCACTGGTCGCGGTCTTCGATGGCGGCTGAGACCGGGTTGTCGAAGTCAACGGTCGGACGGATCTGGAAGTCGTTCGGCCTCAAGCCGCATCAGGTGGACACCTTCAAGATCAGCAACGACCCGCAGTTCGTCGACAAGGTCCGTGACGTCGTGGGGTTGTATCTGGACCCGCCGGAGAAGGCACTGGTGCTCTGCGTCGATGAAAAATCGCAGATCCAGGCCTTGGATCGCAGCGCGCCGGTCCTGCCGATGATGCCCGGCATGCCCGAGCGCCGCACCCATGACTACGTGCGGCACGGAATCACCACCTTGTTCGCCGCCCTGGATGTGGCCACCGGCGAGGTCTACGGCTCGATTCACCGCCGGCACCGCGCGATCGAGTTCAAGAAGTTCTTGACCAAGTTGGACAACACCGTGCCCGCTGACCTGGACGTCCATCTGATCTGCGACAACTACTCGACGCACAAATCGCCGACAGTAACCAAATGGCTTGCCGCCCATCCCCGATTCCACATGCACTTCACCCCGACCTACTCGTCGTGGCTCAACCAGGTCGAGCGGTGGTTCGGGTTACTCACCGACCAGAAACTGCGCCGCGGCGTTCACCGCTCAATTCAGGCCCTCGAGAAGGACATTCGCGAGTGGATCGCAGACTGGAACGACAACCCCCGCCCGTTCAACTGGACCAAGACCGCCGACGAGATCTTCGAACGACTCGGTTCATATCTTCAACGAATTCCCGGCGCAGGACACTAGACGTACGTGATGCTGACCACCTGATGCGGCACATCACAGTGCCGCCCGATCTCGTGTTCTTCTCCCGCCTCAACCTGTCGATGAACGCCATCTTCACCGCCTTGCACGCGACCTTCCACGCTCGGGCCGCCGTCGACGACATGGACGGCGTCGCAGAGCCGATCACGGAGTTGGGCCGTCAGCACGTTGCCTGGGTTCGCGAGCGTGGCTTGCCGTTCGGGACGGACGATCATGAGCACCGCTGACGTCAGCGCGGCCCGGCTGCCCTGGGATGCCACCGATCCCTACCCCTTCTACGAGGCCCGGCGGCGCGACGGAGATGTCGTGTGGGACAACGCCGCACAGGGTTGGTTGGTGCTCGGCTACGACGCGGCCCGGCAGGTGCTCGGCGGGTCCGGCTGGACGAGCGACCCGCTGGCCAACCCGGTGGCACGCGCGTCGATGACCATGATGGCGCCGGAGTTCACCAAGGCGTCGATGCTTTTCACCGACGGCGCCGACCACGACCGGCTGCGCGGCGCGGTCCGGG encodes the following:
- the hpt gene encoding hypoxanthine phosphoribosyltransferase → MELYPGDIKSVLLSQEQVQVRIAEMAALIAEDYRADSGDQDLLLITVLKGAVMFVTDLARAIPLPTQLEFMAVSSYGSSTSSSGVVRILKDLDRDISGRDVLIVEDIIDSGLTLSWLLRNLATRGPRTLRVCTLLRKPDAMRADIDVAHIGFDIPDEFVVGYGLDYDERYRDLPYIGTLDPKVYEQR
- a CDS encoding inorganic diphosphatase, translated to MEHEVVIEIPKGSRNKYEVDHETGRVKLDRYLFTPMGYPTDYGFFENTLGEDGDPLDALVLLTESVFPGCIVDARPVAMFKMTDEAGGDDKLLCVPAGDPRWDNVQDLSDISEFELDAIKHFFVHYKDLEPGKFVKAADWVGRKEAEEELARSIARFEEQEH
- a CDS encoding zinc-dependent metalloprotease, translated to MSRTPTVGRAVDWGFAATVGAKLTRPEPETTDYTRNQVRAQLADSARRAELPVREVTLLNEGAEVPEARVVDRQDWVRAATESMRVMTGGETSSPTGLAAKLGGRITGAQTGAVLAFVSSGILGQYDPFAANGGELLLVAPNVLAAERQLKVDPTDFRLWVCLHEVTHRVQFRANPWLTEHMSQALAVLTDESGLDAGDVIGRLAEYVRAQRDGDADANSQGILGIMRIMQSDEQQRALDQLLVLGTLLEGHADHVMDAVGPAVVPSVATIRSRFDERRHRKQSPLQRIVRALLGVDAKIAQYTRGKKFVDEVVSTVGMKRFNAVWTDAETLPLTNEIDEPRRWIDRVL
- a CDS encoding IS630 family transposase, which produces MGTRGRPVVELVLTDDERETLQRWARRSKSSQALAQRCRIVLGCAAGKSNKEVAADEGVWPQTVGKWRGRFLEARLEGLADEPRPGAPRKITDEAVEQLIVATLERQPKGATHWSRSSMAAETGLSKSTVGRIWKSFGLKPHQVDTFKISNDPQFVDKVRDVVGLYLDPPEKALVLCVDEKSQIQALDRSAPVLPMMPGMPERRTHDYVRHGITTLFAALDVATGEVYGSIHRRHRAIEFKKFLTKLDNTVPADLDVHLICDNYSTHKSPTVTKWLAAHPRFHMHFTPTYSSWLNQVERWFGLLTDQKLRRGVHRSIQALEKDIREWIADWNDNPRPFNWTKTADEIFERLGSYLQRIPGAGH
- a CDS encoding lipase maturation factor family protein, which translates into the protein MDWFTAPEYWFSRLVLERGIAGVYLIAFLCAARQFRALLGAQGMLPIPRYLSAVSFRQAPSIFHWHYSDRFFATVAWSGAALSTALVAGAGDVVPLWAAMLLWLLLWVLYLSIVNVGQRWYAFGWESLLLEAGFLAVFLGNDSVAPPVLVIWLARWLVFRTEFGAGLIKLRGDRCWRDLTCLYYHHETQPMPGPLSWFFHHLPRPLHRVEVAVNHVTQLVVPFGLFAPQPVATVAAAIVVVTQLWLVISGNYAWLNWLTMVLAFSAIAGPAPGSPLPAAPPTWFVVLVIGFSVLVVVLSYWPVRNLLSPRQRMNASFDPLHLVNTYGAFGSIGRIRREVVIEGTADPDITDETVWQEYEFKGKPGAVGRLPRQWAPYHLRLDWLMWFAAISPTYGRQWFVGLLERLLRGDAATLKLLRHNPFPGSPPKFVRARIFRYRYATPHELRHERVWWHRTPEGEYFPPVTLPD
- a CDS encoding molybdopterin-dependent oxidoreductase; translated protein: MPTALRICPFCEATCGLTLTIDDGRVTAARGDHDDVFSAGFICPKGASFGELDNDPDRLTRPLVRRDGVLTEATWDEAYAVVAERLGAVIAAHGGASVGVYLGNPNAHTIAGALYAPLILKALGTRQVFSASTLDQMPKHVALGLMFGSPGAFTVPDLDRTDHLVIIGANPLVSNGSVTTAADFPGKLRALKKRGGKLVVIDPARTQTAKLADRHLAPRPGTDAALLLAVVHVLFDEGLVDLGANAEYVIGVEQVRALAADFAPEAVEQACGVGADEIRELARELAAAPTAAVYGRIGTSTVEFGTIGSWLVDVVNILTGNLDRPGGVMFPLGAAVPAPRPPKPGRGFRTGRWASRVSGYPEVMSELPATALAEEIDTAGDGQIKAMITIAGNPVLSAPDGDRLDKALDSVEFMLSVDPYLNETTRHADVILPPPPPSQSPHFDVLLNNLAVRNNVRYSPPVLPLDDRPGEAEILSRIALVLSGLGAQADPALVDAQVIAMTLAKETQDPDSPVAGRDVDELTARLPAAPGYERRLDMMLRLGPYGDAFGAKPDGLTLEKLKGNPHGIDLGAMQPRIPEVLRTPSGRIELAPEPIVADVVRLREALSRSAGGFLLIGRRHLRSNNSWMHNLPALSGGSNRCTLQIHPDDAADLGLTDIAIIKGPGGELLAPIEVTDVMRRGVVSLPHGWGHNRGGTGQQLASSHPGVNVNQLNDGTHLDRLSGTAVLNGIPVEISAAG
- the dacB gene encoding D-alanyl-D-alanine carboxypeptidase/D-alanyl-D-alanine endopeptidase yields the protein MRPTRWRRSTHLVIGVAVLVLVAALVAAAAVMTRHDAVPAAGATAKPQPALVSPRPAVQPVSDAAPQVVPAQLAAVLAPLAANPNLGMLGGRITDAITGTELWAQGANIPLQPASTNKTLTAAAALLTLDRNARLTTTVVSGDSPGVVVLKGGGDPTLSAAPPGTDTWYGDAARISDLADQVRKAGVTPRAIQVDTSLYSGPTMAPGWDVADIEGGDWAPIQSVMVDAGRVQPTTVESKRSTTPALDAGRALAAALRVDPANVTLRTTPAGGQQLAAVQSPPLIERLREMMGASDNVMAESIGREVAAAVNQPQSFDGGVRAVLGQLAKAGLTTSGATLFDASGLSVNDRLTAAVLDDVVNAAAGTSEPRLRPLLDVLPIAGGSGTLWNRYADTSSAGYLRAKTGSLTGTNALAGIVTDQSGRVLTFALISNNAGPEGRTALDALAAAFRSCGCGT
- a CDS encoding ABC1 kinase family protein, with amino-acid sequence MTGNVPRGRIRRTMPVAGFTARAAGGRMVAALREKAGNTGAVERFHERTAEQYAELLGHSKGVLMKAGQLVSMVDANAIGAGELSPYQRALTRLQADAPPMDSALARRVVEDDLGRPISAVFASFSDEPMAAASIGQVHRAVLHDGRDVAVKVQYPGVAQAIRDDLSNTELLATMFRFAAGAASTFGGAILPDIAPVAAEISERISEEIDYRREADHITAFHELYRDHPFIRVPEVVREASGDRVLTMTYLNGLDWAAAQDVDQNLKDTWAEVITRFIAGAYRHGNLFHADPHPGNYRFGLDGTVGFVDFGCVKVLSEDLRSRIVRMMRSAVDGRKYELRSVMVESGFFTTDSALTAEDAYRWYQGIIYEILAPQPVTYTDETSRRAIANLLVSCAVN
- a CDS encoding TetR/AcrR family transcriptional regulator, whose amino-acid sequence is MRLFGEQGYKATSITQIEKAAGLVPGCGALYNHFKTKEAVLAAGIDRQLDRRRAMHDISALFAGEGELRTELTLLGRYVLSVLNQESQFLQVAARTPADQSDRVNAAYAALVDGLYSELADWIGGCAPGLDPAEARRIAVVGVNALLGKQATRVVFHAPEVDIPDDEYIADWTAMLAGRIEAAR
- the tilS gene encoding tRNA lysidine(34) synthetase TilS, translated to MDRSSALTPLRAAVTAFARRHPADRWCVGLSGGADSLALTAVAAALKPTVALIVDHGLQTGSADVAATAAAQARQLGCVDAQVISVDVGTDGGPEAAARTARYAALDAARGEAPVLLAHTLDDQAETVLLGLGRGSGPRSIAGMRVWDPPWGRPLLEVRRADTEAVCAELGLTPWQDPHNTDPRYTRVRLRTEVLPLLEDVLAGGVAPALARTAAALREDNDALDALAAEHLAALRESEGLTVAGLEDLPAALRRRVIRGWLLSVGATTLTDVQLRAVDALVADWHGQGGAAVSSPLRYQRLIVTRRAGLLTVAARPV